A section of the Agrobacterium tumefaciens genome encodes:
- the recJ gene encoding single-stranded-DNA-specific exonuclease RecJ, whose amino-acid sequence MAMLEPADTVVRAFLSVERSATEQRWVSRLDQAGQNRALAMSQVHGIPELIARVLAGRGVGVDDALAFLDPTIRSLMPDPHMLTDCEKAAQRLVRAVETGEKVAIFGDYDVDGAAASALMYRFLAHFGLTPEIYIPDRIFEGYGPNPAAMQQLATNGATLIVTVDCGSTSHESLQAAKDAGTDVVVIDHHQVGTELPPAVALVNPNREDDLSGQGHLCAAGVVFLVLVATLRMLKDRRHRQAFTLDLLSLLDIVALATVCDVVPLKGLNRAYVVKGLIAARHMNNAGLAALFKKAGLGGPVTPYHFGFLIGPRINAGGRIGDAALGSRLLTIDDPSQAEAIAERLDQLNRERQAMEAAMLAEAEAEALFEYGDGSGAGVIVTARENWHPGIVGLLASRLKDRFRRPAFAIAFDPSGKGTGSGRSINGFDMGRMVRAAVEAGLLVKGGGHAMAAGLTVERANLGKLRTFFEEAAAKTVNELVESSVLKIDGAIGASGATVQLVDQLEQAGPYGSGHSQPIFAVPAHRLRDVRLVGTSHVKITLEAMDGSRLDGIAFRAAEAPLGQMLLNARGRNIHVAGTVGADLWQGQRRVQLRVLDAAFAP is encoded by the coding sequence CCACGGTATTCCCGAACTGATTGCACGCGTTCTAGCGGGGCGCGGGGTTGGAGTGGATGACGCGCTGGCGTTTCTTGATCCCACGATACGCTCGCTGATGCCCGATCCGCATATGCTGACCGATTGCGAAAAGGCCGCGCAGCGGCTGGTGCGCGCTGTCGAGACCGGTGAGAAGGTTGCGATCTTCGGCGACTATGACGTCGATGGTGCTGCGGCGTCCGCTCTGATGTACCGGTTCCTCGCCCATTTCGGTCTGACACCCGAGATCTATATTCCCGACCGTATTTTCGAAGGCTATGGGCCGAACCCGGCGGCGATGCAGCAGCTCGCCACCAATGGAGCGACGCTCATCGTCACCGTGGACTGTGGCTCCACCAGCCATGAATCCCTTCAGGCCGCAAAGGATGCCGGAACGGATGTGGTGGTGATCGACCATCACCAGGTCGGCACGGAGTTGCCGCCTGCGGTCGCGCTGGTTAATCCCAACAGGGAAGACGATCTGTCGGGGCAGGGGCATCTGTGTGCGGCAGGCGTGGTGTTCCTCGTGCTGGTCGCGACGCTGCGCATGCTGAAGGACAGGCGGCATCGACAGGCCTTTACGCTCGACCTGCTGTCCCTTCTCGATATCGTCGCGCTGGCCACTGTCTGCGATGTGGTTCCGCTGAAGGGCCTCAACCGCGCCTATGTGGTGAAGGGGCTGATTGCCGCCCGTCATATGAACAATGCCGGGCTTGCGGCCCTCTTCAAGAAGGCCGGTCTCGGGGGGCCTGTCACGCCCTATCATTTCGGGTTCCTCATCGGGCCGCGGATCAATGCCGGCGGCCGTATCGGGGATGCGGCGCTTGGCAGTCGCCTGCTGACGATCGATGATCCCTCGCAGGCCGAAGCGATTGCCGAGCGACTGGACCAGCTGAACCGCGAGAGGCAGGCGATGGAAGCGGCGATGCTGGCTGAGGCGGAAGCCGAGGCTCTGTTCGAATACGGCGATGGCTCAGGCGCTGGCGTCATCGTGACGGCGCGCGAGAACTGGCATCCCGGCATCGTTGGGCTTCTGGCTTCCCGCCTCAAGGACCGGTTCCGCCGCCCGGCTTTCGCCATCGCTTTCGATCCGTCCGGCAAGGGCACCGGCTCGGGCCGCTCGATCAACGGCTTCGACATGGGCCGCATGGTGCGGGCGGCCGTGGAGGCAGGACTGCTGGTCAAGGGGGGCGGGCACGCCATGGCTGCGGGCCTCACGGTTGAGCGCGCCAATCTGGGCAAGCTCAGGACATTCTTTGAGGAGGCGGCCGCAAAGACCGTCAATGAGCTGGTGGAGAGCAGCGTTCTCAAAATCGACGGCGCCATCGGCGCGTCTGGCGCCACAGTGCAGCTTGTCGATCAGCTGGAGCAGGCGGGGCCTTACGGGTCAGGCCATTCGCAGCCGATCTTTGCGGTGCCGGCACATCGTCTGCGGGATGTGCGCTTGGTGGGGACGTCGCATGTCAAGATCACGCTGGAGGCCATGGACGGCTCTCGGCTGGACGGCATTGCATTCCGTGCCGCAGAGGCGCCCCTGGGGCAGATGCTGCTGAACGCGCGAGGCAGAAACATCCACGTGGCGGGCACCGTCGGGGCTGATCTCTGGCAGGGCCAGCGGCGCGTGCAGCTGCGCGTTCTGGACGCCGCTTTCGCGCCGTGA
- a CDS encoding amino acid ABC transporter ATP-binding protein codes for MAETQAKKLTVSATDVAIEITGMNKWYGDFHVLRDINLKVMKGERIVIAGPSGSGKSTMIRCINRLEEHQSGSIVVDGIELTNDLKKIDEVRREVGMVFQHFNLFPHLTILENCTLAPIWVRKMPKKEAEEVAMHYLKRVKIPEQAHKYPGQLSGGQQQRVAIARSLCMKPKIMLFDEPTSALDPEMVKEVLDTMVSLAEDGMTMLCVTHEMGFARQVANRVIFMDQGQIVEQNSPAEFFDNPQHERTRLFLSQILH; via the coding sequence ATGGCAGAAACCCAGGCAAAAAAACTGACCGTCTCGGCGACGGACGTCGCAATCGAAATCACCGGCATGAACAAATGGTACGGCGATTTCCACGTGCTGCGTGATATCAACCTGAAGGTCATGAAGGGCGAGCGCATTGTCATCGCCGGTCCTTCCGGCTCGGGCAAGTCGACCATGATCCGCTGCATCAACCGTCTGGAAGAGCACCAGTCGGGCAGCATCGTCGTTGACGGCATCGAACTCACCAACGACCTCAAGAAGATCGACGAAGTCCGTCGCGAAGTCGGCATGGTGTTCCAGCACTTCAACCTCTTCCCGCATCTGACGATCCTTGAGAACTGCACGCTGGCGCCAATCTGGGTTCGCAAGATGCCTAAAAAGGAAGCCGAAGAAGTGGCGATGCACTATCTGAAGCGCGTGAAGATTCCCGAGCAGGCACATAAGTATCCGGGCCAGCTTTCGGGCGGTCAGCAGCAGCGTGTGGCGATCGCCCGCTCGCTCTGCATGAAGCCGAAGATCATGCTGTTCGATGAGCCGACCTCGGCGCTTGACCCGGAAATGGTCAAGGAAGTGCTCGACACCATGGTCAGCCTCGCCGAAGACGGCATGACGATGCTGTGCGTCACCCACGAAATGGGCTTTGCCCGCCAGGTCGCAAACCGCGTCATCTTCATGGACCAGGGCCAAATCGTCGAACAGAATTCGCCCGCCGAATTCTTCGACAATCCCCAGCACGAGCGCACCCGGCTGTTCCTCAGCCAGATCCTGCACTGA
- a CDS encoding amino acid ABC transporter permease has protein sequence MTISNHAFVRQTIEEARPAPSSAVGVTHWLRTKLFATPKDAVLTALAIALLVYILPPIIDWLFIDAVWTGSDRLACLTASQGGALADGQSGACWAFVSAKLGQFVFGRYPIDERWRPILVMVMFTILLIPMLIPKAPFKRLNALALFIILPFIAFFLLIGGVFGLPKVETQLWGGLMVTLILSFFGITVSLPFGILLALGRRSNLPVIKMLCVLFIEVIRGIPLITVLFFASIMLPLFLPDGWTFDKFLRALVGVSLFSSAYMAEVIRGGLQAIPKGQYEGADSLGLNYWQKTRLIVLPQALKLVIPGIVNTFIGLFKDTSLVSIIGMFDLLGIVTLNQSDANWATPVTAMTGYIFAGFVFWIFCFGMSRYSLFMERHLDTGHKR, from the coding sequence ATGACGATCAGCAACCATGCCTTCGTGCGCCAGACCATTGAAGAGGCCCGCCCCGCGCCATCGAGCGCGGTGGGCGTCACCCACTGGCTGCGCACCAAACTCTTCGCCACGCCCAAGGATGCGGTACTCACCGCCCTTGCCATCGCCCTGCTCGTCTATATTTTGCCGCCGATTATCGATTGGCTGTTTATCGACGCGGTATGGACCGGCAGCGACCGTCTCGCATGCCTCACCGCTTCACAGGGCGGCGCGCTGGCGGATGGACAGTCCGGCGCCTGCTGGGCTTTCGTTTCGGCCAAGCTCGGCCAGTTCGTCTTTGGCCGCTACCCCATCGATGAACGCTGGCGTCCGATCCTCGTCATGGTGATGTTCACCATCCTGTTGATCCCGATGCTCATTCCGAAGGCGCCGTTCAAGCGTCTCAATGCGCTGGCGCTCTTCATCATCCTGCCCTTCATTGCGTTTTTCCTGCTTATCGGCGGCGTCTTCGGCCTGCCGAAGGTGGAAACGCAGCTCTGGGGCGGCCTGATGGTCACGCTCATCCTGTCCTTCTTCGGGATCACGGTGTCGTTGCCCTTCGGCATTCTTCTGGCGCTTGGCAGACGTTCGAACCTGCCGGTCATCAAGATGCTCTGCGTCCTCTTCATCGAGGTCATCAGAGGCATCCCGCTGATCACGGTGCTGTTCTTCGCCAGCATCATGCTGCCGCTGTTCCTGCCCGACGGCTGGACCTTCGACAAGTTCCTGCGCGCGCTGGTCGGCGTGTCGCTGTTCTCCTCCGCCTATATGGCGGAAGTGATCCGCGGCGGCCTGCAGGCCATTCCGAAGGGACAATATGAAGGAGCGGATTCGCTCGGCCTGAACTACTGGCAGAAGACGAGGCTGATCGTACTGCCACAGGCGCTGAAGCTCGTCATTCCGGGCATCGTCAACACCTTCATCGGGCTGTTCAAGGACACGTCGCTGGTCTCGATCATCGGCATGTTCGACCTGCTCGGTATCGTCACACTCAACCAATCGGATGCGAACTGGGCGACCCCCGTTACCGCCATGACGGGCTATATCTTCGCAGGCTTCGTATTCTGGATCTTCTGCTTCGGCATGTCGCGTTATTCGCTGTTCATGGAACGGCACCTCGACACCGGGCATAAACGATAA
- a CDS encoding amino acid ABC transporter permease has protein sequence MAGNAVSSQRSRAQSASSLIYDPRIRGIFYQVLTVVILTAFVWVIVTNTIHNLQRANISSGFGFLDGRAGFDIGQSLIAYTSDATYGRALVVGILNTIQVAFFGIIAASIIGFIVGIARLSNNWLISKLAQAYVEIFRNIPPLLVIFFWYKGVISVLPQARESLELPLGSYLNNRGFFFPKPLWGDGIWLVPAALLVAIVISVFIYRWAKARQERTGQQFRTGITLTLLIIGLPLATFLAIGAPLTFDYPIAGRFNLSGGAVVAPEFMSLFLALSFYTASFIAEIVRGGIKAVAKGQTEAADALGLRSSTTTRLIVVPQAMRIIIPPLTSQFLNLTKNSSLAVAVGFADIVSVGGTILNQTGQAVEVVAIWLVIYLSLSLFTALVMNWFNAKMALVER, from the coding sequence ATGGCAGGCAACGCGGTCAGTTCGCAACGATCGCGCGCGCAAAGCGCGTCGTCACTTATCTACGATCCACGGATACGCGGCATTTTCTATCAGGTCCTGACAGTCGTCATCCTGACCGCCTTCGTTTGGGTCATCGTGACGAATACGATCCACAATCTTCAACGAGCAAACATTTCATCCGGCTTCGGCTTCCTCGACGGAAGAGCCGGTTTTGATATCGGTCAGTCGCTGATCGCTTATACCAGCGACGCGACCTATGGCCGGGCATTGGTCGTTGGCATTCTCAACACGATCCAGGTCGCATTTTTCGGCATCATCGCCGCCTCGATCATCGGTTTCATCGTCGGTATTGCGAGGCTTTCCAATAACTGGCTGATCTCGAAACTCGCGCAGGCCTATGTGGAAATCTTCCGCAACATCCCGCCGCTGCTCGTCATCTTCTTCTGGTACAAGGGCGTCATCTCCGTCCTGCCGCAGGCGCGCGAGTCGCTTGAGCTGCCGCTTGGAAGCTACCTCAACAACCGCGGTTTCTTTTTTCCGAAGCCGCTCTGGGGTGACGGCATCTGGCTCGTTCCAGCAGCCCTCCTGGTTGCCATCGTCATCAGCGTTTTCATTTATCGCTGGGCAAAGGCGAGACAGGAGCGAACCGGCCAGCAGTTCCGCACCGGCATCACGCTCACGCTTCTCATCATCGGCCTGCCGCTCGCCACGTTCCTGGCCATCGGTGCGCCGCTGACTTTCGACTATCCGATTGCCGGACGCTTTAACCTTTCCGGTGGCGCCGTCGTCGCCCCTGAATTCATGTCGCTGTTTCTGGCGCTGTCCTTCTATACCGCCTCCTTCATCGCCGAAATCGTTCGCGGCGGCATCAAGGCCGTGGCGAAAGGGCAAACGGAAGCTGCGGATGCACTCGGGCTTCGTTCCAGCACCACGACACGTCTGATCGTCGTGCCGCAGGCGATGCGCATCATCATTCCGCCGCTGACAAGTCAGTTCCTCAACCTCACCAAGAACTCGTCGCTTGCTGTCGCCGTCGGCTTCGCCGACATCGTTTCGGTCGGCGGTACGATCCTGAACCAGACGGGCCAGGCGGTTGAAGTCGTTGCCATCTGGCTGGTCATCTATCTCTCGCTATCCCTGTTCACGGCCCTGGTCATGAACTGGTTCAACGCGAAAATGGCTCTGGTGGAGAGATGA
- a CDS encoding amino acid ABC transporter substrate-binding protein, producing MKKAILSAAIGAAVLGGASVASAATLQDVKAKGFVTCGVSAGIPGFSNPDDKGEWSGIDVDYCRGIATAVFGDPSKAKFVALSSKDRFPALQSGEVDVLTRNTTWTISRDTSLGFNFRTVNYYDGQGFIAKKSLNVKSALELSGAAVCVQTGTTTELNLADYFKTNNLQYNPVVFEKESDATSAYDSGRCDVYTTDQSGLYAIRLKLKNPEENVVLPEIISKEPLGPAVRQGDDQWFDIVTWVHYAMVNAEELGVTSKNVDEQKNSANPDIKRLLGTEEGTKIGTDLGVGNDWAYNIVKLVGNYGEVFDRNVGAGSPLKIERGLNSLWTKGGLQYAPPVR from the coding sequence ATGAAAAAGGCAATTCTGTCGGCCGCTATCGGCGCAGCAGTTTTGGGAGGAGCCTCGGTCGCTTCGGCGGCAACCCTTCAGGACGTGAAGGCAAAGGGCTTCGTGACCTGCGGCGTGAGCGCTGGCATTCCGGGATTCTCCAATCCCGACGACAAGGGCGAATGGTCGGGTATCGATGTGGACTATTGCCGCGGTATTGCCACTGCGGTTTTTGGTGACCCTTCGAAGGCCAAGTTTGTTGCCCTGTCGAGCAAGGATCGTTTTCCGGCTCTCCAGTCCGGCGAAGTCGATGTTCTGACCCGTAACACCACCTGGACCATCAGCCGCGACACGTCGCTCGGCTTCAACTTCCGTACCGTCAACTACTACGACGGCCAGGGCTTCATCGCCAAGAAGAGCCTCAACGTAAAGTCCGCTCTCGAGCTTTCCGGCGCTGCCGTCTGCGTTCAGACCGGTACGACCACCGAGCTCAACCTCGCCGACTACTTCAAGACCAACAATCTGCAGTACAACCCGGTCGTTTTCGAAAAGGAATCCGACGCGACGTCTGCCTATGATTCCGGTCGTTGCGATGTCTACACCACCGACCAGTCGGGCCTTTATGCAATCCGTCTGAAGCTGAAGAACCCGGAAGAAAACGTCGTTCTGCCTGAGATCATCTCCAAGGAGCCGCTTGGCCCGGCCGTTCGCCAGGGTGACGACCAGTGGTTCGACATCGTCACCTGGGTTCACTACGCGATGGTCAACGCCGAAGAACTGGGCGTCACCTCCAAGAACGTCGATGAGCAGAAGAACAGCGCCAACCCGGACATCAAGCGTTTGCTCGGTACGGAAGAAGGCACCAAGATCGGTACCGATCTCGGCGTTGGCAATGACTGGGCTTACAACATCGTCAAGCTGGTCGGCAATTACGGCGAAGTCTTCGACCGCAACGTCGGCGCCGGCTCTCCGCTCAAGATCGAGCGCGGCCTGAACAGCCTCTGGACCAAGGGCGGCCTGCAATACGCACCGCCGGTCCGTTGA
- a CDS encoding cystathionine beta-lyase, translated as MTKRNDLLSAAGINTRLTHGGNDPADCFGFVNPPIVRGSTVLFPDAETLSTENQKYTYGTHGTPTTDALCNMVNALEGSAGTILVPSGLAAITVPFLAYLGAGDHALIVDSVYFPTRRFCNTMLKKLGVEVEYYDPAIGEGIEALIRPNTKLVHLEAPGSNTFEIQDVRLITDIAHRHDCVVTMDNTWATPLYFKPLDFGVDVSIHAATKYPSGHSDVLMGFVSANEKHWKALYQANANLGICVTSDDAYQILRGIRTMGIRLAHHQKSALDIATWLESRDDVVRVLHPALPSFPGHELWKRDFKGASGVFSFVLKAEEGRHKQAAAAFLDALTFFGLGYSWGGYESLAVAVSLVDRTIAKGPSGGPVIRLQIGLEDVADLKMDLEAGFKAAAGI; from the coding sequence ATGACCAAGAGAAATGACCTGCTTTCCGCCGCAGGTATAAATACGCGCCTGACCCATGGCGGTAACGATCCCGCCGATTGTTTCGGTTTCGTCAACCCGCCCATCGTGCGTGGCTCGACCGTGCTTTTCCCGGATGCCGAGACGCTTTCGACCGAAAACCAGAAATATACCTATGGCACGCATGGCACGCCGACGACCGACGCGCTGTGCAACATGGTCAACGCGCTTGAGGGTTCGGCCGGGACCATTCTCGTCCCGTCGGGCCTTGCCGCCATCACCGTGCCGTTCCTCGCCTATCTCGGTGCGGGCGATCATGCCTTGATCGTTGATTCCGTCTATTTCCCCACCCGCCGCTTCTGCAACACGATGCTGAAAAAGCTGGGCGTCGAGGTGGAATATTACGATCCGGCGATCGGGGAAGGCATCGAGGCCTTGATCCGCCCGAACACGAAGCTGGTGCATCTGGAAGCGCCTGGCTCCAACACCTTCGAAATTCAGGATGTGCGGCTGATCACCGATATCGCGCACAGGCATGATTGCGTCGTGACGATGGACAATACCTGGGCGACGCCGCTTTATTTCAAGCCCCTGGATTTCGGCGTCGATGTCTCCATCCATGCCGCCACCAAATATCCCTCGGGTCATTCGGATGTCCTGATGGGCTTCGTCTCGGCCAATGAAAAGCACTGGAAGGCGCTTTATCAGGCCAATGCCAATCTCGGCATCTGCGTCACATCTGACGACGCGTACCAAATCCTGCGCGGCATCCGCACTATGGGCATCCGGCTGGCGCATCATCAGAAAAGCGCGCTTGATATTGCCACATGGCTGGAAAGCCGCGACGATGTCGTGCGTGTTCTGCATCCGGCCTTGCCGAGCTTTCCCGGACACGAACTGTGGAAGCGTGATTTCAAGGGCGCGAGCGGTGTCTTCTCCTTCGTCTTGAAGGCGGAAGAGGGCAGGCACAAGCAGGCTGCAGCCGCCTTCCTCGATGCGCTGACCTTCTTCGGGCTCGGCTATTCCTGGGGTGGCTACGAATCGCTTGCGGTCGCCGTCTCGCTGGTCGATCGGACCATCGCCAAGGGTCCTTCGGGTGGCCCGGTTATCCGGTTGCAGATCGGGCTCGAGGATGTCGCCGATCTCAAGATGGATCTGGAGGCCGGGTTCAAGGCCGCGGCCGGCATCTGA
- a CDS encoding FAD-dependent monooxygenase, with protein sequence MPIKSVAIVGAGIAGLTAALSFARYGIACDIIEQAGELTEVGAGLQLSPNASRILATLGVLPNIEARWTEPVTVELASGKTLSPLLSLSMGAVARKRWGAPYGVLHRSTLQGALLQAVTQNPLCRLHLGKRIENATLDVIAATTFRDHDLIVGADGVWSAARFAVPSAPTATFSGNVAWRFTVADSDAPSAINKSAVTAYLSSGGHIVAYPLKEVGGFNIVAIALGADPGATWRAESSGQQKALMLEQFRRFSPQIVRLLASSENPTFWPLYQAGPGRWHNGRDTVLIGDAAHAMMPFAAQGAAMAIEDAFELAGAVAGSNGEKPLPVPQALAAFETLRLPRIEKARKRASLNRFAYHAKGPVRIARNLVFSTRPTEAFLKDFDWLYGYRAKG encoded by the coding sequence ATGCCCATAAAATCCGTAGCCATTGTCGGTGCCGGCATTGCCGGTCTCACCGCGGCCCTTTCTTTTGCCCGGTACGGGATTGCTTGTGACATCATCGAACAGGCCGGTGAACTGACCGAAGTCGGCGCCGGTCTGCAACTGTCCCCCAACGCATCGCGCATCCTGGCCACGCTTGGCGTTTTGCCTAATATCGAGGCCCGCTGGACCGAACCGGTCACCGTCGAACTCGCTTCCGGAAAAACCCTTTCCCCCCTGCTCTCGCTGTCCATGGGTGCCGTGGCGCGCAAACGCTGGGGCGCACCCTATGGCGTGTTGCATCGCTCAACCCTGCAAGGCGCGCTTCTCCAGGCGGTGACACAGAACCCACTCTGTCGCCTGCACCTGGGAAAGCGCATTGAAAACGCCACCTTGGATGTGATTGCCGCAACGACTTTCCGCGACCATGATCTGATCGTCGGTGCGGATGGTGTCTGGTCCGCGGCCCGTTTCGCCGTGCCTTCCGCACCCACCGCCACCTTCTCCGGCAATGTCGCCTGGCGGTTCACTGTTGCCGACAGCGATGCACCATCCGCTATCAACAAGAGCGCCGTCACGGCCTATCTCAGTTCGGGCGGCCATATCGTCGCTTATCCGCTGAAGGAAGTCGGCGGCTTCAACATTGTCGCGATCGCACTTGGCGCGGACCCCGGCGCGACGTGGCGGGCGGAATCGAGCGGGCAGCAGAAAGCGCTGATGCTCGAGCAGTTTCGACGGTTTAGCCCGCAGATCGTCCGCCTGCTCGCCTCGTCTGAGAATCCGACCTTCTGGCCCCTCTATCAGGCTGGCCCCGGCCGCTGGCATAATGGACGTGACACCGTGCTGATCGGCGACGCGGCGCATGCCATGATGCCCTTCGCCGCCCAGGGTGCGGCCATGGCGATAGAGGATGCGTTTGAACTTGCGGGCGCAGTGGCCGGCAGCAATGGCGAAAAGCCCCTGCCTGTGCCGCAGGCCCTTGCCGCTTTCGAGACCTTGCGCCTCCCCCGCATCGAAAAGGCCCGCAAGCGGGCCTCTCTCAATCGTTTTGCCTATCATGCCAAAGGTCCGGTCCGAATTGCCCGGAACCTGGTATTTTCCACCCGTCCCACAGAAGCGTTCCTGAAGGACTTCGACTGGCTCTACGGCTACCGCGCGAAGGGCTGA
- a CDS encoding zinc-finger domain-containing protein, translating to MAGHSIPHFQNDGGHRMIEIGVKEFMCTGASVPYDHPHIFIDMGDDNEKVCSYCSTLYRYNPSLKAEQTNPPGCVFHVKAA from the coding sequence ATGGCCGGCCATTCCATTCCCCACTTCCAGAACGATGGCGGACACCGCATGATCGAGATCGGCGTCAAGGAATTCATGTGCACCGGCGCATCCGTGCCTTACGATCACCCGCATATCTTCATCGATATGGGCGACGACAATGAGAAGGTCTGCTCCTACTGCTCGACCCTTTATCGCTACAATCCGTCGCTGAAGGCCGAGCAGACCAATCCTCCGGGCTGCGTTTTCCACGTGAAGGCCGCCTGA
- a CDS encoding alpha/beta fold hydrolase — protein sequence MNLNTPQFSDFSHDGLRLAYFDEGDPAGDPVLLIHGFASSANVNWVHPGWLKTLGDAGYRVIAIDNRGHGASDKPHDSEAYYPAVMADDAVALLNHLGIAEAHVMGYSMGARISAFLAMAHPERVRSLVFGGLGIGMVEGVGDWDPIAEALLAPSLDVVTHERGRMFRAFADQTKSDRLALAACIETSRVLVTREQAAKIDAPTLIAVGTKDDIAGSGQELAAVMPHARAIDIPGRDHMLAVGDRVFKAAVLEFYRGL from the coding sequence ATGAATCTCAACACGCCGCAGTTTTCCGATTTTTCCCATGACGGTCTTCGCCTTGCCTATTTTGACGAGGGTGATCCGGCGGGTGACCCGGTTCTGCTGATCCACGGCTTTGCGTCCAGCGCCAATGTCAACTGGGTGCATCCCGGCTGGCTGAAGACGCTGGGTGACGCCGGCTACCGGGTGATTGCCATCGACAATCGCGGCCATGGCGCAAGCGACAAGCCACATGATTCCGAGGCTTATTATCCCGCGGTCATGGCCGACGACGCGGTGGCGCTGCTCAATCATCTGGGCATCGCGGAAGCCCATGTGATGGGCTATTCCATGGGCGCGCGTATTTCCGCGTTTCTGGCCATGGCGCATCCAGAGCGTGTTCGCTCCCTGGTGTTTGGTGGCCTCGGCATCGGCATGGTGGAAGGCGTGGGCGACTGGGACCCGATTGCGGAGGCCCTGCTGGCTCCATCTCTCGATGTGGTGACCCATGAGCGCGGCCGCATGTTCCGCGCCTTCGCCGACCAGACGAAAAGCGACCGTCTGGCGCTTGCCGCCTGTATCGAGACGTCGCGCGTTCTCGTCACGCGCGAGCAGGCGGCAAAGATCGACGCGCCGACGCTGATTGCGGTCGGAACGAAGGACGATATTGCCGGGTCCGGTCAGGAACTGGCCGCCGTCATGCCGCACGCACGCGCAATCGACATTCCCGGCCGCGACCACATGCTGGCCGTCGGCGACCGGGTGTTCAAGGCCGCGGTTTTGGAATTTTATCGCGGGCTTTGA